One Bacteriovorax sp. PP10 DNA window includes the following coding sequences:
- a CDS encoding MBL fold metallo-hydrolase: MQSKQYFSLEPARFKLDGGAMFGIIPKPLWNKVHPADEQNRIELALRLILIKDGSKNILIDTGIGDYHGEKWDSRFGVVGKQSPLELSLAEIGMKPEDVTDLIISHLHFDHVGGIGKMVDGKIEPVLKNATIHLHKKHFEYSQHPTVRDEGSFQIEYFMPVIKWYEDNNKVHFIDGMEGDVLPGIKFKCSMGHTPYLLHAYDEKMIYMADLIPTSNHVHIPWVMGYDISPGVTTVDKKNFLEFINSKHLTMIFEHDPLFFGSTVKKNEKGDFVCDEKLSYEAKPAYAIF, translated from the coding sequence ATGCAAAGTAAACAATATTTCTCCCTTGAACCTGCGCGCTTTAAGCTTGATGGCGGGGCCATGTTTGGGATTATTCCTAAACCTTTATGGAATAAAGTTCATCCGGCCGATGAACAAAATAGAATTGAGTTAGCTCTTCGATTAATTTTAATTAAAGACGGTTCGAAGAATATTTTAATCGATACAGGCATTGGTGATTACCATGGTGAAAAATGGGATTCGCGTTTTGGTGTTGTTGGAAAACAATCACCACTTGAATTATCACTTGCTGAAATTGGAATGAAGCCGGAAGACGTTACAGATTTAATTATCTCTCACCTTCACTTCGATCACGTTGGTGGAATTGGGAAAATGGTTGATGGGAAGATTGAACCTGTTTTAAAAAATGCGACAATTCATCTTCATAAAAAACATTTTGAATACTCTCAGCATCCGACGGTGAGAGATGAAGGGTCATTTCAGATTGAATATTTTATGCCGGTGATTAAATGGTATGAAGACAATAATAAAGTTCATTTTATTGATGGGATGGAAGGAGATGTTCTTCCAGGGATTAAGTTTAAATGTTCGATGGGGCACACGCCTTATCTGCTTCATGCTTATGATGAGAAGATGATTTATATGGCCGATTTGATTCCGACTTCTAATCATGTGCATATACCTTGGGTTATGGGGTATGACATTTCTCCAGGGGTGACGACTGTTGATAAGAAGAATTTTTTAGAGTTCATTAATTCAAAACATCTGACGATGATTTTTGAACACGACCCACTTTTTTTTGGGTCGACAGTTAAGAAAAATGAGAAGGGAGATTTTGTTTGTGATGAAAAATTAAGTTACGAGGCAAAACCAGCATACGCTATTTTTTAG